A single window of Archangium gephyra DNA harbors:
- the solA gene encoding N-methyl-L-tryptophan oxidase, whose product MARIAILGAGGVGSATARFLAHEGHSVTVVEQFSPDHDQGSSYGTSRIIRKTYTDGLYTALMGEAYPLWDALEREAGESLFVRTGGLFFAPSAHPELAAIRRALGEHRVPFEELDSTACARRFPGFRLRAGESGVFEPEAGFLRASACVRAQLRLASAHGARVRAGARVEALEPRARGIALVLAGGEVLEFDRVVVCAGPWTARLLAGHVSLPFTVTRQVYCHFEPSAPLADFSAERFPVWIDFGTDFYGFPHDGQQPGVKVALHQRGLPTEPHRVDREVHEADREPLRQACAQHLPGLSPRVVFEKVCLYTMTPDEDFVVDRLPGEPRVTVVGGLSGHGFKFTVLLGRLAAWMATDHPIPWELSRFALARFASLERGS is encoded by the coding sequence ATGGCACGCATCGCGATCCTGGGAGCGGGAGGAGTGGGCAGCGCGACGGCCCGGTTCCTCGCCCACGAGGGACACTCCGTCACCGTCGTGGAGCAGTTCTCGCCCGACCATGATCAGGGCAGCTCGTATGGCACCTCGCGAATCATCCGCAAGACGTACACGGATGGTCTCTACACGGCGCTGATGGGCGAGGCCTACCCGCTCTGGGACGCGTTGGAGCGCGAGGCGGGGGAGTCGCTCTTCGTGCGCACGGGGGGCCTGTTCTTCGCTCCCAGCGCGCATCCGGAGCTGGCCGCCATCCGCCGGGCACTTGGAGAGCACCGGGTGCCCTTCGAGGAGCTGGATTCCACCGCCTGCGCTCGGAGATTCCCCGGGTTCCGGCTGCGGGCAGGGGAGTCGGGAGTGTTCGAGCCCGAGGCGGGTTTCCTCCGGGCCTCCGCGTGTGTGCGTGCCCAGCTCCGCCTCGCGTCGGCGCACGGTGCCCGGGTGCGCGCGGGAGCGCGGGTGGAGGCCCTCGAGCCCCGGGCGCGAGGCATCGCCCTCGTGCTCGCGGGAGGCGAGGTGCTCGAGTTCGATCGGGTGGTGGTCTGCGCGGGGCCCTGGACGGCCCGGCTGCTGGCGGGACACGTCTCCCTGCCGTTCACGGTGACGCGGCAGGTGTACTGTCACTTCGAGCCCTCGGCGCCACTCGCGGACTTCAGCGCGGAGCGCTTTCCGGTGTGGATCGACTTCGGCACGGACTTCTATGGCTTTCCCCACGACGGACAGCAGCCCGGCGTGAAGGTGGCGCTGCATCAGCGGGGCCTGCCCACGGAGCCCCACCGGGTAGACCGGGAGGTGCACGAGGCGGATAGAGAGCCGCTGCGCCAGGCCTGCGCGCAACACCTGCCTGGCTTGTCGCCGCGCGTGGTGTTCGAGAAGGTGTGTCTCTACACGATGACGCCGGACGAGGACTTCGTGGTGGACCGGCTGCCGGGAGAGCCTCGGGTGACGGTGGTGGGGGGCTTGAGCGGGCACGGGTTCAAGTTCACCGTCCTGCTCGGCCGCCTCGCCGCGTGGATGGCCACGGACCACCCCATTCCCTGGGAGCTGTCACGCTTCGCACTCGCTCGCTTCGCGTCGCTGGAGCGTGGCTCCTGA